One window from the genome of Nicotiana tomentosiformis chromosome 5, ASM39032v3, whole genome shotgun sequence encodes:
- the LOC104097975 gene encoding beta-hexosaminidase 3 isoform X1, producing the protein MLKLLMGKLGLRSILFAVVVQILVISAAANIKNLKIWPMPLSVSYGHRTLQLSNDFVLKTEGSKYTDASGILKEGFSRLLDVVKVAHVVDANFSYVGPSSVLKGIHVVVLSPSDELQYGVDESYNLTIPAHGNPAYAHLTAKTVYGALHGLQTFSQVCHFNFTTRTIEVHQVPWAIVDRPRFSYRGLLIDTSRHYLPLPVILKVIDSMAYAKLNVLHWHIVDTQSFPFEIPSYPKLWNGAYSSSERYTVADAAEIVRYAGRRGINVLAELDVPGHAQSWGTGYPSLWPSKDCQQPLDISNDFTFKVIDGILSDFSKIFKYRFVHLGGDEVDTSCWTLTPRIRKWLKQHRLNGTTAYEYFVLRAQKIALSHGYQIINWEETFNNFGNKLSPKTIVHNWLGGGVAQQVTAAGLRCIVSNQDKWYLDHIDTTWQDFYSNEPLTNITNPELQRLVIGGEVCMWGEHIDGSNIETTIWPRAAAAAERLWTAYDKLAKNPSQVTRRLAHFRCLLNQRGVASGPLTGGGRAAPEEPGSCYQQ; encoded by the exons ATGTTGAAGCTCT TGATGGGGAAGTTAGGATTGCGGAGCATATTATTTGCAGTTGTGGTTCAGATTCTCGTAATATCAGCAGCTGCTAACATTAAGAATTTGAAGATATGGCCGATGCCACTATCAGTTAGCTATGGACATAGGACACTTCAACTTAGTAATGATTTTGTGCTCAAGACTGAAGGCAGCAAGTACACCGATGCCTCTGGAATTCTCAAGGAAGGTTTTTCAAGGTTACTTGATGTCGTTAAGGTAGCTCATGTCGTTGATGCCAACTTCTCTTATGTCGGCCCCTCTTCAGTGCTAAAGGGAATTCATGTGGTTGTCCTTTCTCCAAGTGATGAG CTACAATATGGTGTTGATGAGTCCTACAACTTGACCATACCAGCACATGGAAACCCAGCCTATGCACATTTGACG GCAAAAACAGTTTATGGGGCTTTGCATGGTTTGCAG ACATTTAGTCAAGTATGCCATTTTAACTTTACAACCAGAACAATTGAAGTTCATCAAGTTCCGTGGGCCATAGTTGATCGACCAAGATTCTCTTATCGAGGGCTTTTAATTG ACACTTCCCGTCACTATCTGCCGTTGCCTGTGATATTGAAGGTTATTGATTCTATGGCTTATGCAAAACTG AATGTGCTGCACTGGCACATTGTAGATACACAATCATTCCCATTTGAGATACCCTCATATCCGAAACTATGGAATGGTGCTTACTCAAGTTCAGAGCGGTATACTGTGGCTGATGCTGCTGAGATTGTGAG ATATGCAGGTAGACGTGGAATCAATGTATTAGCTGAACTAGACGTTCCAGGACATGCTCAATCTTG GGGTACTGGTTATCCTTCTTTATGGCCGTCAAAAGATTGTCAACAGCCACTTGACATAAGCAATGATTTCACTTTCAAAGTAATAGACGGAATTCTCTCTG ATTTTAGCAAGATATTCAAGTACAGATTTGTTCATCTAGGAGGTGATGAAGTGGATACGA GTTGCTGGACGTTAACTCCTCGTATAAGAAAGTG GTTGAAGCAACACCGGTTGAATGGAACCACTGCTTATGAGTATTTCGTCTTGCGAGCACAGAAGATAGCTTTATCTCATGGATATCAAATTATAAACTG GGAAGAGACGTTCAATAACTTTGGAAATAAGTTGAGCCCAAAAACTATAGTTCACAACTG GCTCGGGGGCGGTGTTGCTCAGCAAGTAACTGCAGCTGGATTGCGGTGCATTGTAAGTAACCAGGACAAGTGGTATTTGGACCATATAGATACCACATGGCAGGATTTCTATTCAAATGAGCCACTAACTAATATTACAAATCCCGAGCTACAACGGCTGGTTATTGGGGGTGAGGTATGTATGTGGGGTGAGCATATTGATGGATCAAACATCGAAACAACCATATGGCCTCGTGCAGCAGCAGCGGCAG AGAGGCTATGGACTGCTTATGACAAACTTGCCAAGAATCCAAGTCAAGTAACTCGCAGGTTGGCTCATTTTAGATGCCTATTGAATCAAAGAGGAGTTGCTTCTGGTCCATTAACTGGAGGCGGGCGAGCTGCACCAGAAGAACCAGGTTCTTGTTATCAGCAATAG
- the LOC104097975 gene encoding beta-hexosaminidase 3 isoform X2, whose product MGKLGLRSILFAVVVQILVISAAANIKNLKIWPMPLSVSYGHRTLQLSNDFVLKTEGSKYTDASGILKEGFSRLLDVVKVAHVVDANFSYVGPSSVLKGIHVVVLSPSDELQYGVDESYNLTIPAHGNPAYAHLTAKTVYGALHGLQTFSQVCHFNFTTRTIEVHQVPWAIVDRPRFSYRGLLIDTSRHYLPLPVILKVIDSMAYAKLNVLHWHIVDTQSFPFEIPSYPKLWNGAYSSSERYTVADAAEIVRYAGRRGINVLAELDVPGHAQSWGTGYPSLWPSKDCQQPLDISNDFTFKVIDGILSDFSKIFKYRFVHLGGDEVDTSCWTLTPRIRKWLKQHRLNGTTAYEYFVLRAQKIALSHGYQIINWEETFNNFGNKLSPKTIVHNWLGGGVAQQVTAAGLRCIVSNQDKWYLDHIDTTWQDFYSNEPLTNITNPELQRLVIGGEVCMWGEHIDGSNIETTIWPRAAAAAERLWTAYDKLAKNPSQVTRRLAHFRCLLNQRGVASGPLTGGGRAAPEEPGSCYQQ is encoded by the exons ATGGGGAAGTTAGGATTGCGGAGCATATTATTTGCAGTTGTGGTTCAGATTCTCGTAATATCAGCAGCTGCTAACATTAAGAATTTGAAGATATGGCCGATGCCACTATCAGTTAGCTATGGACATAGGACACTTCAACTTAGTAATGATTTTGTGCTCAAGACTGAAGGCAGCAAGTACACCGATGCCTCTGGAATTCTCAAGGAAGGTTTTTCAAGGTTACTTGATGTCGTTAAGGTAGCTCATGTCGTTGATGCCAACTTCTCTTATGTCGGCCCCTCTTCAGTGCTAAAGGGAATTCATGTGGTTGTCCTTTCTCCAAGTGATGAG CTACAATATGGTGTTGATGAGTCCTACAACTTGACCATACCAGCACATGGAAACCCAGCCTATGCACATTTGACG GCAAAAACAGTTTATGGGGCTTTGCATGGTTTGCAG ACATTTAGTCAAGTATGCCATTTTAACTTTACAACCAGAACAATTGAAGTTCATCAAGTTCCGTGGGCCATAGTTGATCGACCAAGATTCTCTTATCGAGGGCTTTTAATTG ACACTTCCCGTCACTATCTGCCGTTGCCTGTGATATTGAAGGTTATTGATTCTATGGCTTATGCAAAACTG AATGTGCTGCACTGGCACATTGTAGATACACAATCATTCCCATTTGAGATACCCTCATATCCGAAACTATGGAATGGTGCTTACTCAAGTTCAGAGCGGTATACTGTGGCTGATGCTGCTGAGATTGTGAG ATATGCAGGTAGACGTGGAATCAATGTATTAGCTGAACTAGACGTTCCAGGACATGCTCAATCTTG GGGTACTGGTTATCCTTCTTTATGGCCGTCAAAAGATTGTCAACAGCCACTTGACATAAGCAATGATTTCACTTTCAAAGTAATAGACGGAATTCTCTCTG ATTTTAGCAAGATATTCAAGTACAGATTTGTTCATCTAGGAGGTGATGAAGTGGATACGA GTTGCTGGACGTTAACTCCTCGTATAAGAAAGTG GTTGAAGCAACACCGGTTGAATGGAACCACTGCTTATGAGTATTTCGTCTTGCGAGCACAGAAGATAGCTTTATCTCATGGATATCAAATTATAAACTG GGAAGAGACGTTCAATAACTTTGGAAATAAGTTGAGCCCAAAAACTATAGTTCACAACTG GCTCGGGGGCGGTGTTGCTCAGCAAGTAACTGCAGCTGGATTGCGGTGCATTGTAAGTAACCAGGACAAGTGGTATTTGGACCATATAGATACCACATGGCAGGATTTCTATTCAAATGAGCCACTAACTAATATTACAAATCCCGAGCTACAACGGCTGGTTATTGGGGGTGAGGTATGTATGTGGGGTGAGCATATTGATGGATCAAACATCGAAACAACCATATGGCCTCGTGCAGCAGCAGCGGCAG AGAGGCTATGGACTGCTTATGACAAACTTGCCAAGAATCCAAGTCAAGTAACTCGCAGGTTGGCTCATTTTAGATGCCTATTGAATCAAAGAGGAGTTGCTTCTGGTCCATTAACTGGAGGCGGGCGAGCTGCACCAGAAGAACCAGGTTCTTGTTATCAGCAATAG